One genomic segment of Ignavibacteriota bacterium includes these proteins:
- a CDS encoding BMC domain-containing protein: MDQALGLIETKGLVAAIEAADAMVKAANVKIIGKEKVTGALILIKIVGDTAAVKSAVDAGSAAAQRVGELVSAHVIPRPDDDLDKILYEDSASISNELVNENVQSEIIENKAEAKIEEKSESEKPKELEIKKVSSVKVESQVEVKVEKSLPKKEIINKPIEHKISNSPMPKLSELEILNVHSLRKIARNFNNFPIKGREISKANRNLLLDYFKSLQK; the protein is encoded by the coding sequence ATGGATCAAGCATTAGGGTTAATAGAAACCAAAGGATTAGTGGCTGCAATTGAAGCTGCAGATGCAATGGTTAAAGCCGCAAACGTAAAAATTATCGGTAAGGAAAAAGTTACCGGAGCTTTAATATTAATAAAAATTGTTGGAGATACAGCCGCAGTAAAATCTGCAGTTGATGCTGGTTCAGCAGCAGCACAAAGAGTTGGAGAATTGGTTTCCGCTCATGTAATTCCAAGACCGGATGATGATCTTGATAAAATTCTTTATGAAGATTCAGCTTCAATCTCAAATGAATTAGTAAATGAAAATGTACAAAGTGAAATTATAGAAAATAAAGCTGAAGCAAAAATTGAAGAAAAAAGTGAATCTGAAAAACCTAAAGAATTAGAAATTAAAAAAGTATCTTCAGTAAAAGTAGAATCTCAAGTTGAAGTAAAAGTTGAAAAAAGTTTACCTAAAAAAGAAATTATTAATAAACCTATCGAACATAAAATTAGTAATTCACCGATGCCAAAATTAAGTGAATTAGAAATTTTAAATGTTCATTCATTAAGAAAAATTGCAAGAAATTTTAATAATTTCCCGATTAAAGGAAGAGAAATTTCTAAAGCGAATAGAAATCTACTTTTAGATTATTTTAAGAGTTTGCAAAAATAA
- the ruvX gene encoding Holliday junction resolvase RuvX has protein sequence MKDEIERILAIDYGEKRIGIAISDPLKIFAIPLITFENNNTFFDKLKNLFQLYNFTFAVLGYPLKEDGTKTNLSDIVENFKEKIEKQFNIQVKFIDERYSSSIAWEHIKNSVSSKKKRRDKSLIDKNAAAVILEDYLSTLKKY, from the coding sequence ATGAAAGATGAAATAGAAAGAATTCTGGCGATAGATTATGGCGAAAAAAGAATCGGAATTGCAATTTCAGATCCGTTAAAAATATTTGCGATTCCTCTAATTACATTTGAAAATAATAACACATTTTTTGATAAACTAAAGAATTTATTCCAACTATATAATTTTACTTTTGCTGTTTTAGGATATCCACTAAAAGAAGATGGAACAAAAACAAATTTATCTGATATTGTTGAAAATTTTAAGGAAAAAATTGAAAAACAATTTAACATCCAAGTAAAATTTATTGATGAAAGATATTCATCTTCAATTGCTTGGGAGCATATTAAAAATAGTGTAAGCTCAAAAAAGAAAAGAAGAGACAAATCTTTAATTGATAAAAATGCAGCTGCAGTAATACTTGAAGATTATCTATCAACATTAAAAAAGTATTGA
- a CDS encoding S41 family peptidase produces the protein MSKNIYKFFAVLLIIILGGFINSDSDIYFKMSKAIDIYGRVYKEVALNYVDEVKPEEFMLEGIQGMLEALDPYTVYIDEKHQKDIELITKGKYGGIGATVGLYNDKITIVDLIEGYSAQRQGIRIGDVIKKVDSVVISKDNYDELGNYLKRDPGTEISLTIERDGIKGEIIFNLVSEEIEIKNLTYYGFVPENSNNAYLKLSSFSRSAGDEIRKALHELKIQKDINSIILDLRGNPGGLLDAAIDVSEKFLVKGQKVVSIKGRDQLKEQIFNAQEEPIAGKSNLVLLVDNGSASASEIVAGAIQDHDRGIILGTKSYGKGLVQTVIPLSFNTSLKMTTARYYTPSGRCIQEIDYSKEKEIFGENILNDSTIYLTDNKREVHSNGGIVPDSIVINSSESHLVRSLLAKGMFFKFATNFFNTSPSENVKNENEENLFNSFIEYLEKEDFNYKTQSELLISELKESIQKEGYNSNLIEEVSKLNLKFSDIKKKELNKYKSDIISEIKQELAARKDGRKGRITESLKYDNQFASAFEILNKNKVYNFLLNSKN, from the coding sequence ATGAGTAAAAATATTTATAAATTTTTTGCTGTTTTGTTAATTATAATTTTAGGCGGATTTATAAACAGCGATTCAGATATTTATTTTAAAATGTCAAAAGCAATAGATATTTACGGAAGAGTCTATAAAGAAGTTGCATTAAATTATGTAGATGAAGTTAAACCGGAAGAATTTATGCTTGAAGGAATTCAAGGAATGCTTGAAGCTTTGGATCCATACACCGTTTATATTGATGAAAAACATCAAAAAGATATCGAGTTGATTACAAAAGGAAAATACGGCGGAATTGGTGCAACTGTAGGTTTGTACAATGATAAAATTACAATTGTAGATTTGATAGAAGGTTATTCTGCTCAGCGACAAGGAATTAGAATTGGAGATGTTATAAAAAAAGTTGACTCAGTTGTGATTTCAAAAGATAATTACGATGAATTAGGAAACTATTTAAAACGTGACCCCGGAACTGAAATTTCTTTAACGATTGAAAGAGATGGTATAAAAGGTGAAATAATTTTTAATTTGGTTAGCGAAGAAATAGAAATCAAAAATTTAACATATTACGGATTTGTACCCGAAAATAGTAATAATGCCTATTTGAAACTCAGCAGTTTTTCAAGAAGTGCCGGCGATGAAATCAGAAAAGCTTTGCACGAATTAAAAATCCAAAAAGATATAAACTCAATAATTCTTGATCTTCGCGGAAATCCAGGCGGATTATTAGATGCGGCAATTGATGTAAGTGAAAAATTTCTTGTAAAAGGTCAAAAAGTCGTTTCAATAAAAGGACGCGATCAATTAAAAGAACAAATTTTTAATGCGCAGGAAGAACCGATTGCGGGAAAATCAAATTTAGTTTTACTAGTTGATAATGGATCTGCTTCTGCATCAGAAATTGTTGCGGGCGCAATTCAAGATCATGATAGAGGAATAATTTTAGGAACTAAATCATATGGGAAAGGATTGGTTCAAACAGTAATTCCGCTTTCTTTCAACACATCTTTAAAAATGACAACAGCAAGATATTACACACCAAGCGGAAGATGTATTCAAGAAATTGATTATTCAAAAGAGAAAGAAATTTTTGGTGAAAATATTCTTAATGACAGCACAATTTATTTAACAGATAATAAAAGAGAAGTTCATTCGAATGGCGGAATTGTTCCGGATTCAATTGTTATTAATTCTTCCGAATCACATTTAGTAAGAAGTTTGCTTGCAAAAGGAATGTTCTTCAAGTTTGCGACAAACTTTTTTAATACTTCACCTTCCGAAAACGTAAAAAATGAAAACGAAGAAAATTTATTTAATTCATTTATAGAATATTTGGAAAAAGAAGATTTCAATTATAAAACTCAATCAGAACTTTTAATTTCCGAGTTGAAAGAATCTATACAAAAAGAAGGATACAACTCAAATTTAATTGAAGAAGTTTCAAAATTAAATTTGAAATTTAGCGATATAAAAAAGAAAGAATTGAATAAATATAAGTCGGATATAATTTCAGAAATTAAACAAGAACTTGCAGCAAGAAAAGACGGAAGAAAAGGCAGAATTACAGAATCATTAAAATATGATAATCAATTTGCTTCAGCTTTTGAAATCTTAAATAAAAATAAAGTTTATAATTTTTTGTTGAATTCGAAAAATTAA
- the tmk gene encoding dTMP kinase — MFITFEGLDFCGKSTQVKLLHEFLISQNYKVSLIREPGGVQISEKIRNIILDRKNEEMFFETELLLFSASRAQLVREEIIPKLKDGFIIISDRFHDSSIAYQGYGRELDVKFVTDLQKFAIGDAIPDVTFFLDIPIEEVNLRKSNVQNSELDRIEISKNSFYENVRNGYKNIAKNEERFITIDGLMSREHIQKEIKKVVENLLKGKKNNE; from the coding sequence ATGTTTATAACATTTGAAGGCTTAGATTTTTGTGGTAAATCCACACAAGTAAAACTTTTACACGAATTTTTAATTTCGCAAAATTATAAAGTTTCCTTAATACGAGAACCGGGCGGTGTACAAATTTCTGAAAAAATTAGAAATATTATTCTTGATAGAAAAAACGAAGAAATGTTTTTTGAAACCGAACTTTTACTTTTTTCCGCAAGCCGTGCACAATTAGTTAGAGAAGAAATTATTCCTAAATTGAAAGATGGGTTTATAATTATTTCTGATAGATTTCATGATTCGTCAATTGCTTATCAAGGTTACGGAAGAGAGCTTGATGTAAAATTTGTTACCGATCTTCAGAAATTTGCAATCGGAGATGCAATTCCCGATGTAACTTTTTTTCTTGATATCCCAATTGAAGAAGTTAACTTAAGAAAATCAAATGTTCAGAATTCGGAACTTGATAGGATTGAAATTTCAAAAAATTCATTTTATGAAAATGTGAGAAACGGATATAAAAATATTGCAAAAAATGAGGAACGCTTTATCACAATTGATGGTTTAATGTCCAGAGAACATATTCAAAAAGAAATTAAAAAAGTTGTGGAAAATTTATTAAAAGGTAAAAAAAATAATGAGTAA
- a CDS encoding bifunctional (p)ppGpp synthetase/guanosine-3',5'-bis(diphosphate) 3'-pyrophosphohydrolase: MIVLDEIQLDTLLSDLLGLCKKNLHSFNEELVTKAFKLSYEAHKNHFRASGEPYFLHPYNVTMIVAKEIPLDDISIVSALLHDVVEDTDISLEFVEREFGKEVAEIVDGVTKISGVFRGHNITQAENYRKLLLSMVNDVRVILVKFADRLHNMRTLEFVTPHKQRRIATETLEIYAPFAHRFGLGKVKWELEDLAFKYLNKDAYNEIAKKLNETRREREAYIKNFTEPIKKKLDELELVYDIGGRPKHFYSIYKKMIKQNKPLEDIYDLSAIRIILENNDQNDCYYVLGIINQLFRPIPDRFKDFISIPKKNNYQSIHNTVIGPDGKLVEIQIRTRAMHEIAEKGVAAHWKYKENMSSTNRDLEDWVNWIRDIFESVSRDEASSEILASFKLNLYQDEIYVFTPKGDLKILPLDSTPVDFAYEIHSKVGYHCIGAKVNGKIVPLSSPLSSGDQLEILTSKNQHPNKSWLQFVKTHKAKSNIRKFIQKEEDRIVETGKEIWERKLKKYKLVFSQDDINKLTKKLKFENPSKFFVAVAEDQVDLEGILNPEEIKEEELNDLKFDSFAKFARESIGEVVVEGAHKGFVYNYAKCCNPIPGDPIVGYITIGEGIKIHRKNCKNLISLSENNENRLVPVEWPGEAGSFFLAGITIKGEDRPGILKDISNTIAGFQNTNIKSVSINTSESIFNGHIAVHIQDVNNLNRLIDRLKRIKGVYLVERFDSPNQ; encoded by the coding sequence ATGATTGTTCTTGATGAAATACAATTGGATACTTTATTATCAGATTTGCTTGGATTGTGCAAAAAAAATCTTCATTCATTTAATGAAGAGCTTGTAACCAAAGCATTCAAGTTAAGTTATGAAGCGCATAAAAATCACTTCAGAGCTTCCGGAGAGCCTTATTTTCTTCATCCTTACAACGTTACAATGATTGTAGCAAAAGAAATTCCTTTGGATGATATTTCTATTGTTAGCGCTCTTTTGCACGATGTTGTTGAAGATACCGATATTAGTTTGGAATTTGTCGAGCGGGAATTTGGAAAAGAAGTTGCAGAAATTGTTGACGGTGTAACAAAAATAAGCGGAGTTTTTAGAGGGCATAATATTACTCAAGCGGAAAATTATAGAAAATTATTGCTATCAATGGTTAATGATGTCAGAGTAATTTTAGTAAAATTTGCCGATCGTCTTCACAATATGAGAACTTTGGAATTTGTTACTCCTCATAAGCAAAGAAGAATTGCAACGGAAACTTTAGAAATTTATGCACCGTTTGCGCACAGATTTGGTTTGGGAAAAGTTAAGTGGGAATTGGAGGATTTAGCTTTTAAATATTTAAATAAAGATGCATATAATGAAATTGCAAAAAAGCTTAATGAAACAAGAAGAGAAAGAGAAGCGTACATAAAAAATTTTACCGAACCAATTAAAAAGAAATTAGATGAACTAGAATTGGTCTATGATATTGGTGGGCGACCAAAACATTTTTACAGTATTTATAAAAAAATGATTAAGCAGAATAAACCGCTTGAAGATATTTATGATCTTTCTGCAATTAGAATTATTCTGGAAAATAATGATCAAAATGATTGCTATTATGTTTTGGGAATTATAAATCAATTATTCAGACCAATTCCGGATAGATTTAAAGATTTTATTTCAATACCAAAGAAAAATAATTATCAATCTATTCATAATACTGTAATTGGTCCCGATGGAAAACTTGTTGAAATTCAAATTAGAACAAGAGCTATGCATGAAATTGCGGAGAAAGGTGTTGCGGCTCATTGGAAGTATAAAGAAAATATGTCTTCTACAAACAGAGATTTAGAAGATTGGGTAAATTGGATTAGAGATATTTTTGAAAGTGTTTCTCGTGATGAAGCAAGCAGCGAAATTTTAGCAAGTTTCAAATTAAATTTATATCAAGATGAAATTTATGTTTTCACTCCTAAAGGGGATTTGAAAATTCTTCCACTCGATTCAACTCCTGTTGATTTTGCTTACGAAATTCACAGCAAAGTTGGATATCACTGTATTGGAGCAAAAGTTAACGGAAAAATTGTTCCGCTCAGCAGTCCATTATCAAGCGGTGATCAGCTGGAAATTTTAACTTCAAAAAATCAGCATCCGAATAAAAGCTGGCTGCAATTTGTTAAAACTCATAAAGCAAAATCCAATATTAGAAAGTTTATACAGAAAGAAGAAGATAGAATTGTAGAAACCGGAAAAGAAATTTGGGAAAGAAAATTAAAAAAATATAAACTTGTTTTTTCGCAAGATGATATAAATAAATTAACGAAAAAATTGAAATTCGAAAATCCTTCAAAATTTTTTGTTGCAGTTGCTGAAGATCAAGTAGATTTGGAAGGTATTTTAAATCCTGAAGAAATAAAAGAAGAAGAATTAAATGATTTAAAATTTGATAGTTTTGCAAAATTTGCGCGTGAAAGTATTGGTGAAGTTGTTGTTGAAGGTGCGCACAAAGGTTTTGTCTATAATTATGCAAAATGCTGTAATCCAATTCCAGGGGATCCAATAGTTGGATACATTACAATCGGCGAAGGAATAAAAATTCATAGAAAAAATTGTAAAAATTTAATATCACTTTCTGAGAATAATGAGAATCGTTTAGTTCCGGTTGAATGGCCCGGGGAAGCCGGTTCATTTTTCTTAGCTGGTATTACGATTAAAGGAGAAGACAGACCTGGAATTTTAAAAGATATTTCCAACACGATTGCTGGATTTCAAAATACAAATATTAAATCAGTTTCAATAAATACTTCGGAATCAATTTTTAACGGACATATTGCAGTTCACATTCAAGATGTAAATAATTTAAATAGATTAATTGATAGATTGAAAAGAATAAAAGGAGTTTATTTGGTTGAACGATTTGATTCGCCAAATCAGTAA
- the eutM gene encoding ethanolamine utilization microcompartment protein EutM: MTLDALGMIETKGLVGAIEAADAMVKAAKVELLGKEIIGGGYVTVMVRGDVGAVKAATDAGAAAAQRVGELVSVHVIPRPHSDVELILPKRK; encoded by the coding sequence ATGACACTTGACGCACTTGGAATGATTGAAACCAAAGGTTTAGTTGGTGCAATTGAAGCTGCAGATGCAATGGTAAAAGCTGCAAAAGTTGAATTATTAGGAAAAGAAATTATTGGCGGCGGTTACGTTACAGTTATGGTTAGAGGCGATGTAGGAGCAGTTAAAGCAGCTACAGATGCCGGCGCAGCTGCAGCACAAAGAGTTGGAGAATTAGTTTCTGTTCACGTAATTCCAAGACCACACTCGGATGTTGAATTAATATTGCCAAAACGCAAATAA
- a CDS encoding FAD-dependent oxidoreductase, which yields MQTSKKIIVVGGNAAGPSAAAKAKRTNPSAEVILIEAGEFISTGTCELPYLLSGIIKDYNHLVFYSPEKFYQEKNVKVLINNFVSKIDSKKNEIEVLDRKNNSKQIIHFDKLILTTGSKANELPEIPFSLENVFSYKSVTDYLRLKSFIEKNKVEKILIVGSGYIGLEVAESLKTKGYEVTILEKEKLPLPSSDLEIQHLVKEILTNNNIKFLSAENHTKFILNGNKFVQLKNEGRFLDFDLAIVTAGIKPNNILAESANLKFGSFGGLIVDRKLKTSNPNIYAAGDNIEIINKITNRNDYFPLATYAHHFGHIAGENAAGGNKIADPVILNSTFKLADKFIAQVGLNWNQASKNFYSAKYVTALANNKVKIMPNSSKVFGKIIYDNNSKLILGASFIGSEEVSGYADIISSYIYNEISVMNLAKINYNYTPPLSPFINLLSILGRKIEENF from the coding sequence ATGCAAACTTCAAAAAAAATTATTGTAGTTGGAGGAAATGCAGCCGGACCAAGTGCTGCTGCCAAAGCGAAAAGAACTAATCCTTCTGCCGAAGTAATTTTAATTGAAGCCGGTGAATTCATCTCTACCGGAACTTGCGAACTTCCTTATTTGCTTTCCGGAATAATTAAAGATTACAATCATTTAGTTTTTTACTCGCCCGAAAAATTTTACCAAGAAAAAAATGTTAAAGTTTTAATCAATAATTTTGTTAGTAAAATTGATTCAAAGAAAAACGAAATTGAGGTACTTGATAGAAAAAATAATTCAAAACAAATTATTCATTTTGATAAATTAATTTTAACAACCGGTTCCAAAGCAAATGAATTACCGGAAATTCCTTTTTCACTAGAAAATGTTTTTAGTTATAAATCGGTTACAGATTATTTGCGACTAAAATCTTTTATTGAAAAAAATAAAGTTGAAAAAATTTTAATTGTTGGAAGCGGATATATTGGACTTGAAGTTGCGGAGTCTTTGAAAACTAAAGGTTATGAAGTTACAATTTTGGAAAAAGAAAAACTACCGCTGCCTTCATCTGATTTAGAAATTCAGCATTTGGTTAAAGAAATTTTAACTAACAATAATATAAAATTCTTATCAGCAGAAAATCATACAAAATTTATTTTGAATGGCAATAAATTTGTTCAGCTAAAAAATGAAGGAAGATTTTTAGATTTTGATTTGGCTATAGTAACTGCTGGAATTAAGCCAAATAATATTTTAGCAGAATCTGCAAATCTAAAATTTGGAAGTTTTGGCGGCTTGATTGTTGACAGAAAATTAAAAACTTCCAACCCTAATATTTATGCGGCAGGCGACAATATTGAAATAATAAACAAAATTACGAATCGAAACGATTATTTTCCTTTGGCAACTTATGCACATCACTTTGGACATATTGCCGGAGAAAATGCAGCCGGAGGAAATAAAATTGCCGATCCAGTAATTTTAAATTCTACATTTAAATTGGCAGATAAATTTATTGCTCAAGTTGGATTGAATTGGAATCAAGCTTCTAAAAACTTTTATAGCGCAAAATATGTAACAGCATTAGCAAATAATAAAGTTAAAATAATGCCAAATTCCTCAAAAGTTTTTGGAAAAATAATTTATGATAATAATTCAAAATTAATTTTGGGTGCTTCATTTATTGGGAGTGAAGAAGTTTCCGGTTATGCAGATATTATAAGTTCTTATATTTATAATGAAATTTCAGTAATGAATTTGGCAAAAATAAACTATAATTATACGCCGCCGTTATCACCATTTATAAATTTACTTTCTATTTTGGGAAGAAAGATTGAGGAGAATTTTTAA
- the upp gene encoding uracil phosphoribosyltransferase yields the protein MKNLKIVSNPLISRDITYLRNKETREYQFRLAVRRIAYALAIEISKEFETIEIEVETPLEITKGYNIAKQIVLVPVLRAGLSLVNSFIEMIPSAKVGHIGLQRDEKTLQPIDYYYKAPKNLEISKVIVLDPMLATGGSSSAAISFLKERGANDLVMASLIAAPEGVIKLSENHPDVPIYTATLDRELNEHGFILPGLGDAGDRTFGTL from the coding sequence ATGAAAAATCTTAAAATTGTTTCAAATCCATTAATAAGCAGAGACATAACTTACTTAAGAAATAAAGAGACGAGAGAATATCAATTTAGATTGGCAGTAAGAAGAATTGCATATGCTTTGGCAATTGAAATTAGCAAGGAATTTGAAACGATTGAAATTGAAGTTGAAACTCCTCTTGAAATTACAAAAGGTTACAATATTGCAAAGCAAATTGTTTTGGTTCCGGTTTTACGCGCCGGATTAAGCTTAGTAAATTCTTTTATAGAAATGATCCCAAGTGCAAAGGTTGGGCATATTGGCTTACAGCGCGATGAAAAAACCTTACAGCCGATTGATTATTATTATAAAGCTCCAAAGAATTTAGAAATATCAAAAGTAATTGTTTTGGATCCAATGCTTGCAACCGGCGGAAGTTCATCTGCGGCAATTTCTTTTTTAAAAGAAAGAGGAGCAAATGATTTAGTAATGGCATCTTTAATTGCTGCTCCGGAAGGCGTAATAAAATTAAGTGAAAATCATCCGGATGTTCCAATTTATACTGCGACATTAGATAGAGAATTAAATGAACACGGTTTCATACTGCCCGGATTGGGTGATGCTGGAGACAGAACTTTTGGTACGTTATAG
- the der gene encoding ribosome biogenesis GTPase Der, whose protein sequence is MATPLVVIVGRPNVGKSTLFNRLTKSKISIVDDQSGVTRDRISGEVEWNGKIFKIMDTGGYVKSSDDKFEIAIKEQVEIAIEEADALLFVNDGRLGVTHLDSEVAALLRTTKKPTYVLVNKADTANFENDKLEFYSFGLEHVYDISALNGRNIGDVLDSLVSDLNFPENDFEDDKRLRIALLGKPNVGKSSLTNALLGYDRSIVTDIPGTTRDSIDSVLKYYGEEIILVDTAGLRKRTKVKENIEFYSTVRTLRALSVCDVAIIMIDAQAGLENQDQKIIDEAIHRRKGIILAVNKWDLVEKETNTSKKFEDEMKFNLGGINYLPIVFISALTKQRIYKLIDLAKSIQVDRSKKIPTSELNEILIDEIRKSPPPATKRGKEINIKFISQVGEKYPIFLFFCSNSKEVPEHYRRFLENKIREKFGFWGVPITVSFKEK, encoded by the coding sequence ATGGCAACACCTTTAGTTGTAATAGTCGGAAGACCTAATGTTGGCAAATCAACTTTATTCAATAGATTAACAAAAAGTAAAATATCTATTGTTGATGATCAAAGTGGAGTAACGCGTGATAGAATAAGCGGCGAAGTTGAATGGAACGGAAAAATTTTCAAAATTATGGATACCGGCGGTTATGTTAAATCAAGTGATGATAAATTCGAAATTGCTATTAAGGAACAAGTTGAAATTGCAATTGAAGAAGCAGATGCACTTTTATTTGTAAATGATGGAAGACTTGGCGTAACTCATCTTGATAGCGAAGTTGCAGCATTGCTGAGAACAACAAAAAAGCCTACTTATGTTTTAGTTAATAAAGCCGATACTGCAAATTTTGAAAATGACAAATTAGAATTTTATTCTTTTGGATTAGAACACGTTTATGATATTTCTGCTTTAAACGGAAGAAATATTGGCGATGTACTTGATTCGTTGGTTAGTGATTTAAATTTTCCGGAAAATGATTTTGAGGATGATAAAAGATTAAGAATTGCTTTGCTTGGTAAACCTAATGTCGGTAAATCGTCTTTAACAAATGCGCTTCTTGGTTATGATAGAAGTATTGTAACTGATATTCCCGGAACAACGCGAGATAGTATTGATTCTGTTTTAAAATATTATGGCGAAGAAATAATTTTAGTTGATACCGCTGGCTTAAGAAAAAGAACAAAAGTAAAAGAAAATATTGAATTCTATTCAACCGTAAGAACATTACGGGCATTAAGTGTTTGTGATGTTGCAATTATAATGATTGACGCTCAAGCCGGTTTGGAAAATCAAGATCAAAAAATTATTGATGAAGCAATTCACAGAAGAAAAGGAATTATATTAGCTGTAAATAAATGGGATTTAGTTGAAAAGGAAACAAACACTTCTAAGAAGTTTGAAGATGAAATGAAATTTAATTTGGGAGGAATAAATTATCTTCCAATAGTTTTTATTTCTGCATTAACAAAACAGAGAATTTATAAACTTATTGATCTTGCAAAAAGTATTCAAGTTGATAGATCTAAAAAAATTCCCACATCTGAATTAAATGAAATTTTAATTGATGAAATTAGAAAAAGTCCTCCGCCGGCAACTAAAAGAGGAAAAGAAATAAATATTAAATTTATTTCGCAAGTTGGTGAGAAATATCCAATCTTTTTATTTTTCTGCAGCAACAGCAAAGAGGTTCCCGAACATTACCGCAGATTTCTAGAAAATAAAATTCGTGAAAAATTCGGTTTTTGGGGCGTACCAATAACAGTAAGTTTTAAAGAAAAATAA